The following are from one region of the Segatella oris genome:
- the glmM gene encoding phosphoglucosamine mutase codes for MTLIKSISGIRGTIGGQAGDTLNPLDIVKFTAAYATFIRHSKQSESNTIVVGRDARISGEMVKNIVCGTLMGMGYDVLNIGLATTPTTELAVRMSKAAGGIIITASHNPRHWNALKLLNQEGEFLTKDNGNEVLEIAEKENFEFADVDHLGKYTEDSTFNQRHIESVLALKLVDREAIRNAHFKVAVDAINSVGGIILPELLKALGVEYTMINGEANGDFAHNPEPLAQNLGGIMSEIGKGGYDLGIVVDPDVDRLAFICEDGKMFGEEYTLVSVADYVLSHTPGNTVSNLSSTRALRDVTEKHGGVYTASAVGEVNVTTKMKEVNAVIGGEGNGGVIYPESHYGRDALVGIALFLSSLAQKGCKVSELRATFPEYFIAKNRIDLTASTDVDAILEKVKEQYGKQADVKVTDIDGVKLDFPDKWVHLRKSNTEPIIRVYSEASTMEEADALGKKLMQVVYDMQ; via the coding sequence ATGACTTTGATTAAATCTATTTCCGGCATCCGTGGAACCATTGGCGGACAGGCCGGAGACACATTGAACCCGCTTGACATTGTGAAGTTTACAGCAGCTTATGCGACTTTTATCCGTCATAGTAAGCAGTCTGAAAGCAATACAATTGTAGTGGGACGTGATGCCCGTATCTCGGGCGAAATGGTGAAGAACATTGTTTGTGGAACATTGATGGGCATGGGCTATGACGTGCTTAACATCGGACTTGCCACGACACCTACTACCGAATTGGCTGTGCGTATGAGTAAGGCAGCAGGTGGTATCATCATTACGGCCAGCCACAATCCACGTCATTGGAATGCGCTGAAACTGTTGAACCAGGAAGGAGAATTCCTCACAAAAGACAATGGGAACGAGGTGCTTGAGATAGCTGAAAAGGAGAATTTCGAATTTGCGGATGTTGACCATTTAGGCAAATACACGGAGGACAGCACCTTCAATCAACGTCATATTGAGAGTGTTCTTGCATTGAAATTGGTTGACAGAGAAGCCATACGGAATGCGCATTTCAAAGTAGCTGTAGACGCAATCAACTCTGTAGGTGGTATCATCCTTCCCGAATTGCTGAAAGCTTTGGGCGTGGAATATACGATGATCAACGGTGAGGCCAATGGCGATTTCGCACATAATCCCGAACCGTTAGCGCAGAACCTTGGTGGTATCATGAGCGAAATAGGTAAGGGGGGCTATGATTTAGGCATTGTTGTTGACCCGGATGTGGATCGCTTGGCATTTATTTGTGAAGACGGAAAGATGTTCGGCGAGGAATATACACTCGTTTCGGTGGCCGACTATGTGTTGAGTCATACGCCGGGAAATACGGTTTCCAACCTCAGTTCTACACGTGCACTGCGTGATGTAACCGAGAAACATGGCGGTGTCTATACGGCTTCTGCTGTAGGCGAAGTGAATGTAACAACGAAGATGAAAGAGGTGAATGCTGTTATTGGTGGCGAAGGAAACGGTGGTGTTATCTATCCCGAAAGCCACTATGGACGTGATGCCTTGGTCGGTATTGCCCTCTTCTTGTCGAGTCTTGCGCAGAAAGGTTGCAAGGTAAGTGAACTTCGTGCTACCTTCCCTGAATACTTTATAGCCAAGAACCGTATTGATCTGACAGCTTCGACAGATGTCGATGCTATCTTGGAAAAGGTGAAAGAGCAATATGGCAAGCAGGCAGACGTGAAGGTTACTGACATCGATGGCGTGAAACTTGACTTCCCTGACAAGTGGGTTCACCTGCGTAAGAGCAACACAGAGCCTATTATTCGTGTCTATAGTGAGGCTTCAACGATGGAAGAAGCTGATGCCTTGGGCAAGAAACTTATGCAGGTAGTCTATGATATGCAGTAA
- a CDS encoding DUF4827 domain-containing protein: MKKITYLLLILVGLVAFASCRDSETYADKKKRERAAINRYLIDKKVNVISEEKFLSQDTTTDLAKNQFVLFSSSGVYMQIVRRGTGKVLGRNEAATVLLKYTETNLITDSIISSNNVMAYSSIPDVMNVRMISGSPYAQFESGILKTVYKTAKVPAGLLAPLSYIKLGKLSKEGVAKVRLIVPSAQGTAIASGAVYPCLYELTYQRGR, translated from the coding sequence ATGAAGAAGATTACATATTTGTTACTTATCCTTGTTGGGCTTGTTGCTTTTGCTTCATGTAGGGATTCTGAGACTTACGCCGACAAGAAGAAGCGGGAGCGTGCGGCAATCAATCGGTATCTTATTGACAAAAAGGTGAATGTTATCAGCGAAGAGAAGTTTCTTTCGCAAGACACGACGACAGACTTGGCAAAGAATCAGTTTGTGCTTTTCAGCAGTTCCGGTGTCTATATGCAGATTGTTCGTCGTGGCACAGGTAAGGTGTTGGGGCGTAACGAGGCGGCCACGGTGTTGTTGAAATACACAGAAACCAATCTGATCACAGACTCCATTATCTCTTCAAACAACGTTATGGCCTATTCTTCTATTCCTGATGTGATGAACGTCAGGATGATTTCAGGTTCACCGTATGCGCAGTTTGAATCGGGAATTCTCAAGACTGTGTATAAAACAGCAAAGGTTCCAGCCGGTCTGTTGGCGCCACTTTCTTATATCAAGTTAGGCAAATTGAGCAAAGAAGGTGTAGCCAAGGTGCGGCTGATTGTGCCTTCAGCCCAGGGAACAGCAATTGCTTCAGGTGCTGTTTATCCTTGTCTTTATGAACTAACTTACCAAAGAGGAAGATAA
- a CDS encoding DHH family phosphoesterase: MQLDIITEHEVETLKATIRDAENIIVVGHKSPDGDALGACLAWTEYLRQWGKSAQIIVPDAFPDFLKWLPGSEQVMRYDKHPEEVKALCQQADLLFCLDFNEMTRLEELQEIVEASPAKRVLIDHHLNPAIEGVVTVSHPEASSTCELVFRVICQLGDFDHLNQKIAAPIYCGMMTDTGGFTYNSTRSEIYTIIGMLLTTGIDKDKIYRNVFNNYSQWAIRFRGYLMSECLTVSDEYHAAYFTVSRHDMKRFHFVKGDLEGLVNEPLRIKGLKFSVSLREDDRHDNLVLVSLRSVDDFPCNEVAAEFFNGGGHLNASGGKLHCSLKEAEAVTQRAILKFSNRLKA, from the coding sequence ATGCAATTAGATATTATCACAGAACACGAGGTGGAAACCTTGAAAGCCACCATTCGTGATGCCGAAAATATAATCGTTGTGGGGCACAAGAGTCCTGACGGCGATGCCTTGGGAGCTTGTCTTGCATGGACAGAATACCTGAGGCAGTGGGGGAAGTCGGCACAAATCATCGTGCCGGATGCCTTTCCCGATTTCCTGAAATGGCTTCCGGGGAGTGAACAAGTGATGCGTTATGACAAGCATCCCGAGGAAGTGAAGGCTCTTTGTCAACAGGCAGATTTGCTGTTTTGCTTAGACTTCAACGAGATGACTCGCCTTGAAGAGCTGCAGGAAATCGTTGAAGCTTCACCGGCGAAACGCGTGTTGATAGATCATCACCTTAATCCCGCTATTGAGGGGGTAGTAACTGTTTCGCATCCGGAGGCAAGCAGTACGTGTGAGTTGGTGTTCCGTGTGATTTGTCAGTTGGGTGATTTTGATCACCTCAATCAGAAGATAGCGGCTCCGATTTATTGCGGTATGATGACCGACACCGGTGGCTTTACGTATAATTCCACACGGTCGGAGATTTACACTATCATTGGAATGCTGCTCACAACCGGTATCGACAAGGATAAGATTTATCGCAATGTGTTCAACAACTACAGCCAATGGGCCATTCGGTTTCGTGGCTATCTGATGAGTGAATGCCTCACGGTGTCCGATGAATACCATGCAGCCTATTTCACGGTGAGCCGTCATGACATGAAAAGGTTTCATTTTGTGAAAGGCGATTTGGAGGGATTGGTCAACGAACCTCTGCGTATCAAGGGATTGAAATTCTCGGTTTCATTGCGTGAAGACGACCGACATGACAACTTAGTGCTCGTCAGCCTGCGCTCTGTTGATGATTTCCCATGCAATGAAGTGGCTGCCGAATTTTTCAATGGTGGCGGACATCTGAATGCCAGTGGCGGCAAATTGCATTGCAGTCTGAAGGAAGCCGAAGCGGTGACACAGCGTGCTATCTTGAAATTCAGCAATCGTTTGAAAGCTTAA
- a CDS encoding DUF5458 family protein — protein MENEIKAKEQQQAVVTGKSAVRKEVPSATSALDKLKEYGGFAFLENIIDGFSNLNPTRKARRNIFLTDEQWAGERKVLANRLNVWLELLKSGESAEKMRDKAKSKAQSVEELLNKNLHTALNRVHGLETAYRSVALFYKNTESSKVKNVTIVNADMAQLKDLDNTLFIDYIGNELSQNFDRLDLRRNYSILIIPGYLGSNAVLDKWAKMAHDNKVMLVTDFQDLETPDDVVDIFFNADHTGGDVYKSNVIMTCNYLLGRPKVAEVGEEENLYVPGSGALAGKIYSTLMSQVVAGKKFGSLNEVESVRFDLKKSEISELERMGLVPMVNEYSKVMAFSAKTLFNGDNLGLQTYSVVRVFDYISKVLFDFLNRRAFENWTTRTEADLRSQIVKFLDSIKGPSRLIEKFKVIRIEQDPNQKDRVLLDIHLTPYFPAKSFVIQLEGRKGEEPEEANWESQYNQE, from the coding sequence ATGGAAAACGAAATAAAAGCAAAGGAACAACAGCAGGCAGTAGTAACAGGAAAGTCTGCTGTAAGAAAAGAAGTGCCATCGGCAACTTCTGCCTTAGACAAATTGAAAGAATATGGTGGTTTTGCATTCCTTGAAAACATCATTGACGGTTTCTCCAATCTGAATCCTACACGCAAGGCACGTCGCAACATCTTCCTAACGGACGAACAATGGGCGGGTGAACGTAAGGTGCTTGCCAATCGTCTCAATGTATGGCTGGAACTACTCAAATCTGGCGAGTCTGCTGAGAAAATGAGAGATAAGGCCAAGTCTAAAGCCCAAAGTGTTGAAGAACTGCTTAACAAGAACCTACATACGGCGCTAAACCGCGTCCACGGTTTGGAAACAGCCTATCGCTCAGTAGCCCTCTTCTATAAGAATACGGAGAGTAGCAAGGTGAAGAATGTAACCATCGTCAATGCGGACATGGCGCAATTGAAGGATTTGGATAATACGCTTTTCATTGATTATATCGGTAACGAACTCAGTCAGAATTTCGATAGGTTGGATTTGCGTAGAAACTACTCAATTCTTATCATACCGGGCTATTTGGGTTCCAACGCCGTGCTTGACAAATGGGCTAAGATGGCACATGATAACAAGGTGATGCTCGTAACGGATTTCCAAGACTTGGAAACACCGGATGATGTCGTCGATATCTTCTTCAATGCTGATCATACGGGCGGAGATGTTTATAAGTCGAATGTCATCATGACCTGCAACTACCTTTTGGGTAGACCAAAGGTTGCAGAAGTCGGCGAAGAAGAAAACCTCTATGTTCCTGGTTCGGGTGCTCTTGCAGGAAAGATTTATAGCACGTTAATGTCTCAGGTGGTTGCCGGCAAGAAGTTCGGTAGTCTCAATGAGGTGGAAAGCGTACGCTTTGATTTGAAGAAAAGTGAGATTTCCGAACTTGAACGTATGGGTTTAGTACCGATGGTAAACGAATACAGCAAGGTAATGGCATTCTCTGCCAAAACCCTTTTCAATGGAGATAACCTCGGTTTGCAAACTTACTCTGTTGTGCGCGTGTTCGACTACATCTCCAAGGTACTGTTCGATTTTCTCAACCGTCGCGCTTTTGAGAATTGGACGACCCGTACAGAAGCCGACTTGCGAAGTCAAATCGTTAAGTTCCTGGACAGTATCAAAGGGCCGTCACGACTGATTGAGAAATTTAAGGTTATCAGAATAGAGCAAGACCCCAACCAAAAGGACAGGGTGTTGCTTGACATTCACCTTACTCCCTACTTCCCTGCAAAGAGCTTTGTCATTCAGTTGGAAGGACGCAAGGGAGAAGAACCTGAAGAAGCCAATTGGGAAAGTCAGTATAACCAAGAGTAG
- a CDS encoding type VI secretion system contractile sheath small subunit, with the protein MAIYDYGVGGNEVKVDANESIADIPSNRTLLVQKLTDDAPVSPEAVYGLQTVEDVFEHFAPSVELEMQNESGEDITETMTFKNLGDFDAKSMMEHSEFLSKLNVEKEQNTKIARQLSSNKALLKALENPEKKQAIIDLLEASLEEIKSMDDK; encoded by the coding sequence ATGGCAATTTATGATTATGGAGTTGGAGGCAACGAGGTAAAAGTCGATGCCAATGAGTCGATAGCAGACATCCCTTCCAACCGAACATTATTGGTACAGAAACTTACAGATGATGCTCCTGTCAGTCCAGAAGCAGTTTATGGACTTCAAACGGTAGAAGATGTGTTTGAACACTTTGCGCCGTCGGTCGAGTTGGAAATGCAGAACGAAAGCGGTGAAGATATAACCGAAACGATGACTTTCAAGAACCTTGGTGACTTTGATGCCAAGAGCATGATGGAACACAGCGAGTTTCTCAGTAAACTCAATGTGGAAAAAGAACAGAACACAAAGATTGCCCGCCAGCTCTCCTCCAATAAGGCTTTGCTGAAAGCACTTGAAAATCCCGAAAAGAAACAGGCCATCATCGATTTGTTGGAAGCTTCTCTTGAAGAAATAAAAAGTATGGATGACAAATAA
- a CDS encoding O-glcnacase NagJ gives MNRETNNPVTLLGHTYKSGSSYTLGDKEWYLNGIILYNVNGKVGYSPEGEDWRKLSCKQREYIVFIRYQQLTQEAKTLLKTQIKSFPDSGEVKIGNIQQLRKKNKQIVFGFLKKDSISFTFSHINFMKKYIVNTIYMPVEVR, from the coding sequence ATGAATAGAGAAACTAATAATCCAGTGACTTTATTGGGGCATACCTATAAGTCTGGAAGCAGTTACACACTGGGGGATAAAGAATGGTATCTCAATGGAATAATCCTATATAACGTAAATGGGAAAGTCGGATATTCTCCAGAAGGAGAAGATTGGAGAAAACTTAGTTGTAAACAGCGCGAATATATAGTATTTATCCGATACCAGCAATTAACTCAAGAAGCAAAAACACTTTTGAAAACACAAATAAAATCTTTTCCAGATAGCGGTGAAGTAAAAATTGGTAATATTCAACAACTACGGAAAAAAAACAAACAAATAGTTTTTGGTTTTCTCAAGAAAGACAGCATTTCTTTTACATTCAGTCATATAAATTTCATGAAAAAATATATAGTAAACACTATATATATGCCTGTAGAGGTAAGGTAG
- a CDS encoding DUF4280 domain-containing protein produces MSKDYTLKEALSKSSKDLYKAMDEARNAASTPIEVAAADNACWDTQQLIESNKEKKQTREHSLAQRKSMKRQRVWHDANEKVKFVCDGAKVTCPFNSALVGTLKATSTSIKLQDKPWATVGDKNNAKNLQFKGVCNHPRWGSHKPPCNSVINLTKWENASQTVIGVRDALLVKSTIPCTVSNHKIKIVHSGQTATVASNITPEIVDYWWSYSPKINGKRITTAWLEETVYFHIKTKGVSNKLLALQLWDKDLFFDDEMDYPKMKKTDSGKGKIRIIDNHGVTKLPLPIEWTQSILDDNPCHYRSLYIQIVTELGCDMLFCDRKLKDRLLKIFVSKRDLYVEPSLRSKWSGIRAQLPEMYDTEGNNISVIPVYGYDEDKAVSLFKGEIKGDIKETIKGVITNYSENKVRAYALTKLKEGYLRGNNGKLYTPITTRGTKRKVYRHIIYTNSGEAVEVTSGRTLSVTKGIDQIKGVERIGVEGKVLGVLKNVCKIWNLYGQFSDFVDLFTWAAANDHSKPIPIPMIGGIVELMMQDVDRLQAEVDQAIYRNIQRQLNEAKKKGLTAVRGLVALKSFIDYANSIGLSYQVYPISLNQLSDITTGHIIYHRNLQYKMDAECSLLLRLQSDSKRDNMNIYIIETIFFNKK; encoded by the coding sequence ATGAGTAAAGACTATACGCTCAAGGAAGCTCTGAGCAAATCCAGCAAGGATTTATATAAGGCAATGGATGAAGCAAGAAATGCTGCATCGACCCCTATAGAAGTGGCCGCTGCCGATAACGCTTGTTGGGATACGCAACAGCTCATTGAAAGTAATAAAGAAAAGAAACAGACAAGGGAGCATAGCCTCGCGCAGAGAAAAAGTATGAAACGACAGCGCGTATGGCATGATGCAAATGAGAAAGTCAAGTTTGTATGTGACGGTGCAAAGGTAACTTGTCCTTTCAATTCTGCACTTGTTGGCACACTTAAGGCTACATCAACATCCATTAAGTTGCAGGATAAACCATGGGCTACCGTCGGAGACAAAAATAATGCTAAGAATCTTCAGTTCAAAGGCGTCTGTAATCACCCACGTTGGGGAAGTCACAAACCTCCTTGTAATAGTGTTATAAATCTTACAAAATGGGAGAATGCCTCACAAACCGTTATCGGAGTGAGAGATGCCTTATTAGTAAAATCTACTATCCCATGCACAGTAAGTAATCATAAAATCAAAATCGTACATAGCGGACAGACCGCTACGGTTGCATCTAATATAACTCCCGAAATTGTAGACTACTGGTGGTCATACTCTCCAAAAATCAATGGCAAACGCATAACAACAGCCTGGTTGGAAGAAACTGTATACTTTCATATCAAGACAAAGGGAGTCAGCAATAAACTTCTGGCTCTACAGTTATGGGATAAAGACCTTTTCTTTGATGATGAGATGGATTATCCTAAAATGAAGAAAACTGACTCTGGAAAAGGAAAAATCAGAATAATAGATAACCACGGCGTAACCAAACTGCCTCTCCCCATAGAATGGACACAAAGTATTTTAGACGATAATCCTTGTCATTATCGCTCCTTGTATATCCAGATTGTTACAGAGTTAGGATGCGATATGCTGTTCTGTGACAGAAAGTTGAAAGACCGGCTTCTCAAAATATTTGTTTCCAAACGAGATTTATATGTTGAACCTTCCCTGAGAAGTAAATGGAGTGGCATAAGAGCCCAACTCCCTGAAATGTATGATACTGAAGGCAATAATATTTCTGTTATTCCCGTTTATGGCTATGATGAAGACAAGGCAGTTAGCCTGTTTAAAGGAGAGATTAAAGGAGATATAAAAGAAACAATCAAGGGTGTGATTACAAATTACAGCGAGAATAAAGTTCGTGCTTACGCACTGACAAAACTAAAAGAAGGCTATTTAAGAGGTAATAATGGAAAACTCTATACGCCCATCACGACAAGAGGTACGAAAAGGAAAGTATATCGTCATATCATATATACAAATAGTGGAGAAGCCGTTGAGGTGACTTCCGGAAGAACTTTGTCTGTAACAAAAGGAATAGACCAGATTAAAGGAGTTGAGCGAATTGGTGTAGAAGGAAAAGTGTTGGGTGTGTTGAAGAATGTCTGTAAGATATGGAACTTATATGGTCAATTCTCAGACTTTGTTGATTTATTTACGTGGGCAGCAGCCAACGATCATTCAAAACCGATTCCCATTCCGATGATTGGAGGTATAGTAGAGTTGATGATGCAAGATGTCGATAGATTGCAGGCAGAAGTAGATCAAGCCATATATCGCAACATCCAAAGGCAGTTAAACGAAGCAAAAAAGAAAGGATTGACAGCAGTTAGAGGCTTAGTGGCATTGAAATCATTTATAGATTACGCAAATAGTATAGGGCTTTCTTACCAAGTATACCCAATATCACTTAATCAACTTTCAGATATTACTACAGGACATATCATATACCATAGAAATCTTCAGTATAAAATGGATGCAGAATGCTCTTTGTTATTAAGATTGCAAAGTGATTCTAAACGAGATAATATGAATATATATATAATAGAAACTATTTTCTTTAATAAAAAATAA